In a genomic window of [Empedobacter] haloabium:
- a CDS encoding transposase, translated as MTAKSPNTPPEDAGAQRQHPVVYTKEFKLAAVARLKDGKQTAQALANELGVRRNQLYKWAKVLEQNGPEASFTSRGRKPESEESELARVKRELSRVKEDFELLKKLEASFARMKR; from the coding sequence ATGACCGCGAAATCACCAAATACCCCACCGGAGGATGCTGGAGCGCAGCGCCAGCATCCTGTTGTCTACACCAAAGAATTTAAGCTTGCTGCCGTTGCACGCCTCAAAGATGGCAAGCAGACTGCGCAGGCCCTTGCTAACGAGCTGGGCGTACGGCGCAATCAGCTCTACAAATGGGCGAAGGTGCTCGAGCAAAACGGCCCAGAGGCAAGTTTCACCAGTCGTGGCCGCAAGCCCGAAAGCGAAGAAAGTGAGCTAGCACGGGTCAAACGCGAGCTAAGCAGAGTGAAGGAGGACTTCGAACTATTAAAAAAGTTGGAGGCGTCCTTCGCGCGGATGAAGCGATGA